Proteins from a single region of Corynebacterium casei LMG S-19264:
- the galE gene encoding UDP-glucose 4-epimerase GalE translates to MKLLVTGGAGYVGSVCAATLVEAGHDVTIIDNFSTGNREAVPAEATLVEGDVADVVAEVLGQGGFDGVVHFAARSLVGESVEMPAEYWQHNVVTTLTLLEAMRANEVKNLVFSSTAATYGEPEQVPITEDMPTQPTNPYGASKLAIDYMITSYAKAYGLGATSLRYFNVAGAYGQIGENREVETHLIPIVLQVALGHRDKIFMFGDDWGTIDGTAVRDYIHVRDLADAHMLALEANAAGEHRIFNLGSGDGYSVKQVIETCREVTGHPIPAEVAPRRAGDPATLIASSERIKSELGWNPQRTDLHTIVSDAWEFTRQLGDRAHSAKRVK, encoded by the coding sequence ATGAAATTGCTCGTTACTGGTGGCGCCGGATATGTCGGCAGCGTGTGCGCCGCGACTCTGGTGGAAGCTGGCCACGATGTCACCATCATTGATAATTTTTCGACTGGTAACCGGGAAGCGGTTCCTGCCGAGGCGACACTGGTGGAAGGCGACGTTGCCGACGTAGTGGCAGAAGTACTCGGCCAGGGTGGCTTTGATGGTGTTGTGCACTTCGCAGCACGTTCACTTGTTGGTGAGTCAGTTGAGATGCCAGCGGAATATTGGCAGCACAATGTTGTCACGACCTTGACGCTGCTGGAAGCAATGCGCGCCAATGAGGTGAAGAACTTGGTGTTCTCCTCCACCGCCGCTACGTATGGCGAGCCTGAGCAGGTTCCAATTACTGAGGATATGCCGACCCAGCCAACCAACCCTTATGGTGCGTCAAAGCTAGCCATTGATTACATGATCACCTCTTATGCCAAGGCTTATGGCCTGGGTGCGACTTCGCTGCGCTACTTCAATGTTGCCGGCGCTTATGGCCAGATCGGTGAAAACCGTGAGGTTGAAACCCACCTCATCCCAATCGTGCTGCAGGTTGCACTGGGCCACCGCGACAAGATTTTCATGTTCGGTGATGACTGGGGCACCATCGATGGCACGGCGGTGCGCGACTACATCCACGTTCGCGATCTGGCTGATGCCCACATGTTGGCGCTGGAAGCGAACGCTGCCGGTGAGCACCGAATCTTCAACCTGGGCTCCGGTGATGGTTACTCGGTCAAGCAGGTTATTGAAACCTGCCGGGAAGTTACCGGGCATCCTATCCCTGCAGAGGTGGCTCCGCGCCGTGCGGGAGACCCAGCAACCTTGATTGCCTCTTCTGAGCGCATAAAGTCTGAGCTGGGCTGGAACCCGCAGCGCACGGATCTTCACACTATTGTCTCCGACGCGTGGGAGTTTACTCGCCAGCTCGGAGATCGCGCGCACTCCGCCAAGCGCGTTAA
- a CDS encoding metal-dependent transcriptional regulator encodes MRDLVDTTEMYLRTIYELEEEGITPLRARIAERLEQSGPTVSQTVARMERDGLLHVLPDRSLDLTTEGREHATSVMRKHRLAERLLTDVLGLDIHQVHDEACRWEHVMSEDVERRVVAVIEDPSLSPFGNPIPGLEKLGAVSAPFNDDKRAIDLPHGEDVEATITQINEIIQYDGDAFKNLHAAGMNVGATVTVRQEGGVVTLTNAEGETVQLKDDYAHAIRVAVR; translated from the coding sequence GTGAGGGACTTAGTCGATACCACTGAGATGTATCTGCGCACCATCTATGAACTTGAAGAAGAAGGCATTACCCCTCTGCGCGCGCGCATTGCCGAGCGCCTCGAGCAGTCCGGCCCAACCGTATCCCAGACGGTCGCCCGCATGGAGCGAGACGGCTTGCTGCACGTGCTTCCAGACCGCAGCCTTGACTTAACCACCGAGGGTCGCGAGCACGCTACCTCCGTTATGCGTAAGCACCGTCTGGCAGAGCGCCTGCTCACAGATGTCTTGGGCCTTGATATTCACCAGGTGCATGATGAGGCGTGCCGTTGGGAACACGTAATGAGTGAAGACGTGGAGCGCCGCGTGGTTGCCGTTATCGAGGATCCATCGCTTTCTCCATTTGGTAACCCAATTCCAGGTTTGGAAAAGCTCGGAGCAGTCTCTGCGCCGTTTAATGACGATAAGCGCGCGATTGACCTGCCGCATGGTGAGGACGTTGAGGCAACCATCACGCAGATCAATGAGATCATCCAGTACGACGGTGATGCATTTAAGAACCTGCACGCCGCCGGCATGAATGTGGGCGCGACTGTGACGGTGCGTCAAGAAGGCGGCGTTGTCACTCTCACCAATGCTGAGGGTGAAACGGTACAATTGAAAGACGATTACGCCCACGCGATTCGCGTGGCAGTACGCTAG
- a CDS encoding sigma-70 family RNA polymerase sigma factor, with translation MTDASAQNSHDASEKNEKEVDRGSRRGQTNDNPSADLVRVYLNGIGKTALLSAEDEVELAQAIEIGLYAEYKLANADKLTRAEKRDMKILVKEGKKARSHLLEANLRLVVSLAKRYTGRGMPLLDLIQEGNLGLIRAMEKFDYAKGFKFSTYATWWIRQAITRGMADQSRTIRLPVHLVEQVNKLSRIKREMYQSLGREATNEELAEESGIEENKIEMLLRQSRDPVSLDMPVGADEEAPLGDFIEDAEATDAETAVVASMRHSDIRDVIETLEEREQDVIRLRYGLDDGVPRTLDQIGRKFGLSRERVRQIEREVMAKLRDGNRAARLREYAL, from the coding sequence ATGACAGACGCATCTGCCCAGAATTCCCATGACGCTTCAGAGAAGAACGAAAAGGAAGTTGACCGCGGTTCCCGCCGTGGCCAAACCAATGACAATCCTTCCGCAGACCTAGTGCGTGTTTACCTCAACGGAATTGGTAAGACGGCACTGCTTTCTGCAGAAGATGAAGTTGAGCTGGCACAGGCGATTGAAATCGGCCTTTACGCCGAGTACAAGCTTGCAAATGCAGACAAGCTCACCCGCGCAGAAAAGCGCGACATGAAGATTTTGGTGAAGGAAGGCAAGAAGGCGCGCTCCCACCTACTGGAAGCAAACCTGCGCCTCGTAGTTTCTTTGGCCAAGCGCTACACCGGCCGCGGCATGCCGCTGCTAGATCTTATCCAGGAGGGAAACCTCGGCCTTATCCGCGCAATGGAGAAGTTCGACTACGCCAAGGGCTTTAAGTTCTCCACTTACGCAACCTGGTGGATTCGTCAGGCTATTACCCGCGGCATGGCTGACCAGTCACGCACCATCCGCCTCCCAGTCCACCTCGTTGAACAGGTCAACAAGCTCTCCCGCATCAAGCGCGAGATGTACCAGTCCCTGGGCCGTGAGGCTACGAATGAGGAACTGGCAGAAGAGTCCGGTATCGAAGAGAACAAGATTGAAATGTTGCTTCGCCAGTCCCGTGACCCAGTGTCACTCGACATGCCGGTCGGCGCAGATGAAGAAGCACCACTGGGTGACTTCATTGAAGACGCCGAGGCTACCGATGCTGAAACTGCGGTTGTAGCTTCCATGCGCCACTCCGATATCCGCGATGTCATCGAAACCCTCGAGGAACGTGAGCAGGATGTTATCCGCTTGCGCTACGGCCTCGATGACGGTGTGCCTCGCACTTTAGACCAAATTGGCCGCAAGTTCGGCCTATCCCGTGAGCGCGTGCGCCAGATAGAGCGTGAAGTAATGGCCAAGCTGCGTGACGGTAACCGTGCCGCACGTCTGCGGGAGTACGCTCTGTAA
- the dtd gene encoding D-aminoacyl-tRNA deacylase: MRAVLTRCLSASVTVDDEVVGSFDAPETGGLLALIGVSIEDVEAGKDDPAVLDNKISTMARKIAELRILDGETSVESAGAPVLVVSQFTLYGRTAKGRRPSWSDAAPGSDAEPIINKVIESLRARDIHVEEGRFGAMMKVASVNDGPFTVLVET, translated from the coding sequence GTGCGTGCAGTACTAACCCGTTGTCTTTCTGCTTCTGTCACAGTCGACGATGAAGTCGTTGGCTCTTTCGACGCTCCGGAGACTGGCGGGCTGCTGGCGCTCATCGGAGTCTCCATCGAAGATGTCGAGGCGGGTAAAGACGATCCGGCGGTGTTGGACAATAAGATTTCCACCATGGCTCGCAAAATTGCCGAGCTTCGAATCCTCGATGGCGAGACTTCCGTGGAGTCCGCGGGCGCCCCCGTCCTGGTAGTGAGTCAATTCACCCTATATGGCCGCACTGCCAAAGGCCGTCGCCCGTCATGGTCCGATGCGGCGCCTGGTTCTGACGCCGAACCAATCATCAATAAAGTGATTGAAAGTCTGCGTGCGCGGGATATTCATGTCGAAGAGGGACGCTTTGGCGCGATGATGAAAGTCGCTTCTGTCAACGATGGCCCCTTTACTGTTCTTGTTGAGACGTAA
- a CDS encoding DUF7782 domain-containing protein, whose protein sequence is MPDFCPPLNPQVPLHSIAQELVDVFAEAGFNTHGIAAHLGPQATEALYRGEPAAVEVATSANTQMDLLIRLFLLHQPAPATDLAAAVGSVLATKLVDANIALADPNGVIRIALDIRSHIIDGTNRWVFSDVDASVVEHVPGPDHVLGVGAASLSLLRTTPTTPVHSVLDLGTGSGVQLLGQLGSAENIVATDVHERALALAQATIATTGAKNVDFRHGSWFEPVAGEHFDRIVANPPFVVGLPEVGHVYRDSGLNLDGASELVISEAAEHLNPGGTAHLLAAWVHTSDGAWQQRVASWIPKTGVSAWILQRDVADPALYVSTWLKDESIDPRSDEGRERARLWLEHFRDNDVTGIGFGFVALQRIDDSLTSEVTAEEISQAFDDALGPEIEEHFMRSAWLRNLLPDEIGDKQFGLRPGVAREDIALANAEVGFGFSRTTMRLTRTEGPRWTHEVDEHVASIVAGLNPQGLNLRETIELYAVANDYDSEELLTAALPAITDLVRHGFLYPTELGPVL, encoded by the coding sequence ATGCCCGATTTTTGCCCGCCACTTAACCCGCAGGTTCCACTTCATTCCATCGCGCAGGAATTGGTGGATGTCTTTGCAGAAGCAGGGTTTAATACCCATGGCATCGCCGCGCATTTAGGCCCGCAGGCAACCGAGGCGCTTTATCGTGGTGAGCCAGCAGCGGTCGAGGTCGCCACCAGCGCAAACACGCAGATGGATCTGCTCATCAGGTTATTTTTGTTGCATCAGCCGGCACCAGCCACGGATTTGGCCGCGGCGGTTGGCTCCGTTCTTGCAACAAAGCTTGTCGATGCCAACATTGCCCTTGCTGATCCCAACGGGGTAATCCGCATTGCTTTGGATATTCGGTCCCACATCATCGATGGCACTAACCGCTGGGTGTTCTCCGACGTTGATGCATCGGTAGTCGAGCATGTCCCTGGCCCTGACCACGTCCTCGGCGTTGGGGCGGCGAGTTTGTCCCTGCTGCGCACCACCCCAACCACCCCGGTTCACTCCGTGCTGGACTTAGGCACTGGTTCTGGTGTGCAGCTACTCGGTCAGCTTGGCAGCGCGGAGAATATCGTGGCCACTGACGTCCACGAGCGAGCGCTGGCCTTAGCGCAGGCAACGATTGCCACTACGGGTGCGAAGAACGTGGACTTTCGCCACGGCAGCTGGTTTGAGCCAGTCGCAGGAGAGCACTTTGACCGCATTGTGGCCAACCCACCATTCGTGGTCGGTCTGCCAGAAGTAGGCCACGTCTATCGCGATTCTGGCCTCAATCTAGATGGTGCCAGCGAGCTGGTTATCTCCGAAGCCGCTGAGCACCTCAACCCCGGTGGTACCGCGCACTTGTTAGCTGCCTGGGTGCACACCTCCGATGGTGCATGGCAGCAGCGCGTTGCTTCCTGGATTCCGAAGACCGGGGTGAGCGCTTGGATCTTGCAGCGCGATGTCGCAGACCCAGCACTGTATGTGTCCACCTGGCTCAAAGATGAATCCATCGACCCGCGCAGCGATGAAGGCCGTGAACGCGCCCGGCTGTGGCTGGAGCACTTCCGCGACAATGACGTCACCGGAATTGGCTTCGGATTCGTCGCCTTGCAGCGGATCGATGACTCTTTGACTTCTGAGGTCACGGCGGAAGAAATTTCGCAGGCTTTCGACGACGCCCTAGGGCCAGAAATCGAGGAGCACTTCATGCGCTCTGCCTGGCTGCGCAATCTCCTGCCTGATGAAATTGGGGATAAGCAATTTGGCCTGCGCCCGGGTGTTGCCCGCGAGGACATTGCCTTGGCCAATGCTGAAGTCGGCTTCGGTTTCAGCCGCACAACCATGCGCTTAACCCGCACCGAGGGACCACGGTGGACCCATGAAGTGGATGAACACGTTGCCTCCATCGTCGCCGGACTCAACCCCCAAGGGCTCAACCTGCGCGAGACCATCGAGCTATATGCCGTGGCCAATGACTACGACTCTGAGGAGCTCCTCACCGCAGCGCTGCCGGCCATCACCGACCTCGTGCGCCATGGCTTCCTCTACCCCACCGAACTCGGCCCGGTTCTCTAA
- a CDS encoding DUF3099 domain-containing protein — MSSGQNKGKGKSSAKPWWKRKESVLITDAEVSPGQDRHRREIGYGILMFLRVPSLLLTVWVIYAYNAWLLGAFISAITIPLPWIAVVFANARGQKRDPRERNTYKPALARQARAEALAAGNNPQLEYTDSPRRESDIIDHVDTDNPNSSKDK, encoded by the coding sequence ATGAGTTCCGGTCAAAATAAAGGCAAAGGCAAATCCAGTGCCAAGCCCTGGTGGAAACGTAAGGAGTCTGTGTTGATCACAGACGCTGAGGTTTCACCTGGGCAAGACCGTCATCGCAGGGAGATCGGCTATGGCATTTTGATGTTTCTGCGTGTTCCCTCGCTGCTTCTCACGGTGTGGGTCATCTATGCCTATAACGCGTGGCTTTTGGGCGCGTTCATTTCCGCTATCACCATTCCCCTGCCGTGGATTGCTGTGGTCTTTGCCAATGCTCGGGGCCAAAAGCGTGACCCGCGTGAGCGCAACACCTATAAGCCAGCGCTTGCCCGCCAGGCCCGTGCAGAGGCATTAGCGGCGGGTAACAATCCTCAGTTGGAATACACCGACTCCCCGCGCCGTGAATCTGACATTATTGACCATGTAGATACCGATAACCCCAATTCTTCAAAGGACAAATAG
- a CDS encoding DUF3039 domain-containing protein, producing MGFWGKIEGVSTTTKTIERPDIREDVSNTDDDTPKFFHYVKKNQIVDSAVSGKMVVALCGETFPVTKQAKPGSPVCPDCERIYKGLRRK from the coding sequence ATGGGGTTTTGGGGCAAGATAGAGGGTGTGAGTACGACGACAAAGACTATTGAGAGACCAGACATCCGTGAGGATGTAAGCAACACCGACGATGACACCCCTAAGTTCTTTCACTACGTCAAAAAGAACCAGATTGTGGACTCCGCTGTGTCCGGCAAGATGGTTGTTGCGTTGTGCGGGGAGACCTTCCCGGTGACCAAACAAGCCAAGCCGGGTTCGCCGGTCTGCCCTGATTGCGAACGGATTTACAAGGGCCTGCGTCGAAAGTGA
- a CDS encoding DEAD/DEAH box helicase, with protein MSAQTSRNKGQLRAWQQAALDKFLATKPKDFMAVATPGAGKTTFALRVATELVDSRTVERVIVVVPTEHLKVQWSAAAARVGLSLDPHFTNSSAVNPSFDGIVVTYAQVGMHPFKHRAVASARRTLVILDEIHHAGDAKSWGDGVREAYDDVVHRLSLTGTPFRSDDSQIPFVRYEEDGEGHLVSRSDHTYDYGHALADGVVRPVVFLAYSGEARWRTSAGEEFAARLGDPLNPEQTARAWKTALDPRGDWIPSVLQAAHTRLMQMRRNMPDAGGLVIATDTTTARAYAKILKELSSTPVSVILSDEPGSSDRIQEFSDSRDEWMVAVRMVSEGVDVPRLAVGVYATSASTPLFFAQAIGRFVRSRMPGETASVFLPSVPRLLGLAENMEKSRDHVLGKPDRPDDGWDDDLLAQANKEQTEPDLEPSYESIGADAEFSSLIYDGSQFNTAALDSDEDADFLGIPGLLDADQVKDLLRKKQEEEMDQRAAKEREERAAQAAEEHRRKIHGLPSSPANRRRASGSDSASTDGDAPVAIDEVTELRKELNTIVSITAGRTGRPHGAIHTEARKACGGPPTALCNADQLRERIEYLRKW; from the coding sequence GTGAGTGCACAGACTTCCAGGAACAAGGGTCAACTACGTGCCTGGCAGCAAGCCGCACTTGATAAGTTTCTTGCCACCAAGCCGAAAGACTTCATGGCGGTGGCAACCCCGGGCGCGGGTAAGACTACTTTCGCGCTGCGCGTTGCAACCGAGCTTGTAGATTCGCGCACGGTTGAGCGCGTCATCGTGGTTGTGCCGACAGAGCACCTGAAGGTGCAGTGGTCGGCTGCAGCCGCACGCGTTGGTTTGTCGCTCGATCCGCATTTCACCAACTCGTCTGCCGTTAACCCTTCCTTCGACGGCATCGTGGTCACCTATGCGCAGGTGGGCATGCACCCGTTTAAGCACCGTGCGGTGGCATCTGCCCGGCGCACTTTGGTGATCTTGGATGAGATCCACCACGCTGGTGACGCCAAGAGCTGGGGCGATGGTGTGCGTGAGGCATATGACGATGTGGTGCACCGTTTGTCCTTGACCGGTACGCCTTTTCGTTCCGATGATTCGCAGATCCCGTTCGTGCGTTATGAAGAAGATGGGGAAGGGCATTTAGTATCGCGCTCTGACCACACCTATGACTACGGGCATGCGCTTGCCGATGGCGTCGTTCGCCCCGTAGTCTTTCTCGCCTATTCCGGTGAAGCCCGGTGGCGTACCTCCGCGGGTGAAGAGTTTGCTGCACGCCTGGGGGATCCGCTCAATCCTGAACAAACTGCGCGTGCGTGGAAGACTGCGCTGGACCCGCGCGGCGACTGGATTCCATCGGTGCTGCAGGCCGCGCACACGCGTTTGATGCAGATGCGCCGCAACATGCCTGATGCTGGTGGATTGGTTATCGCTACTGACACGACGACCGCGCGTGCATACGCGAAGATCCTCAAGGAGCTGTCCTCCACGCCAGTGTCGGTCATTTTGTCCGATGAGCCGGGCTCTTCTGACCGCATTCAGGAATTCTCTGATAGCCGCGATGAGTGGATGGTGGCAGTGCGCATGGTGTCTGAGGGAGTTGACGTTCCGCGCCTTGCCGTGGGTGTCTACGCAACCTCTGCATCGACGCCACTGTTTTTCGCGCAGGCGATTGGCCGTTTCGTACGTTCTCGTATGCCTGGTGAGACCGCATCTGTCTTCCTGCCGTCCGTGCCGCGCCTTTTGGGCCTGGCGGAGAACATGGAGAAATCCCGCGACCACGTGCTTGGCAAGCCGGATCGCCCAGACGACGGCTGGGATGATGATCTACTCGCGCAAGCGAACAAGGAACAGACCGAGCCCGACCTGGAACCGTCCTATGAGTCGATCGGTGCAGACGCTGAGTTCTCGTCACTTATCTACGACGGTTCCCAGTTCAACACCGCGGCACTGGATTCTGATGAAGACGCTGATTTCTTGGGCATCCCAGGACTGCTTGATGCGGACCAAGTTAAGGACTTGCTGCGTAAGAAGCAGGAAGAAGAAATGGATCAGCGCGCCGCTAAAGAACGCGAAGAACGCGCCGCCCAAGCAGCCGAGGAACACCGCCGCAAGATTCACGGACTGCCGTCCTCGCCTGCTAACCGGCGTCGCGCTTCAGGCAGTGACAGCGCAAGCACCGATGGCGATGCCCCAGTAGCAATTGATGAAGTAACAGAGTTGCGCAAAGAGCTCAACACGATTGTCTCCATCACTGCCGGACGCACAGGGCGCCCACACGGCGCCATCCACACTGAAGCACGTAAAGCCTGCGGCGGGCCGCCCACCGCATTGTGCAACGCCGACCAACTTCGCGAGAGAATCGAATACCTTCGCAAGTGGTAA
- a CDS encoding DUF4190 domain-containing protein, translated as MSNPNNNPYDSTGNSGNYGDNQQPYGEQPSGDSYGAGDYGSGSGLPSYGSGAQQGPAGSQPGGYQQGAGGYQEPNFGSYEQYQGYQGGGFDDAPVKKSGLALAAFIIGIISLLATITGFSIVPGLVGIIVAIIALVVNRKKPKEARRTWMSVLGLIFSIIGVIATVLLFGIVLAIFGDPAVQACWDNAATQVEFQECFEGLVQ; from the coding sequence ATGTCTAACCCAAACAATAACCCGTACGACTCCACTGGAAACTCAGGCAATTACGGCGATAATCAGCAGCCTTATGGCGAACAACCAAGCGGTGACTCCTACGGCGCTGGCGACTATGGTTCCGGCTCGGGTCTTCCTAGCTACGGTTCGGGTGCTCAACAGGGCCCAGCAGGTTCCCAACCTGGCGGCTACCAGCAAGGTGCCGGTGGCTACCAGGAACCAAACTTTGGCAGCTATGAGCAATACCAGGGCTACCAGGGTGGCGGATTCGATGACGCGCCAGTGAAGAAGTCCGGCCTCGCCTTGGCTGCCTTCATCATCGGTATTATTTCCCTGCTGGCCACTATCACCGGCTTTTCCATCGTCCCAGGCCTCGTTGGCATCATCGTTGCGATTATCGCTCTGGTGGTCAACCGTAAGAAGCCAAAGGAAGCCCGCCGCACCTGGATGTCTGTCCTCGGCCTGATTTTCTCCATCATTGGTGTCATCGCAACCGTTTTGCTCTTCGGAATTGTGCTGGCAATCTTCGGTGACCCTGCGGTACAAGCCTGCTGGGATAACGCAGCTACCCAGGTTGAGTTCCAGGAGTGCTTCGAAGGCCTCGTGCAGTAA
- a CDS encoding FUSC family protein, translated as MSDAIQPEKKTLTVADWWTAFIAVNSTATRWPGALRAALAILIPGSIAMLTGDKEAILLICAGAFTVIYGEGIVYRKRWKVMAVAGALLWLGASVGALVGTLVFAPGNGHWWLLLTALFVTVLGAGVVFIQNALRQPPPGGFFIVMVTGGSTMLARSGIDPLEAAFWPLTAIATALVLGMLPALIDPHGPERATVATLERTAKVFEESKDDELARHHQAQTALATAWEALADAGIVRAGRVVITSQSDLVERTLNAQRSIVKHNRSGVDASSEALFESANLLDPERTVIPHSRPTAQYRIYRSLTADSHAMVTAKKVAVAGLATGVIGVALGLNRPDWGVISALLILQNGPEKIPGTIRGTHRVLGSILGLGLFALLYFFGVEGWTLLAALAICQFFAEIMVVKNYALCVIFSTPLALLMGGISEPLGDLVVSRIAEIALSVAFAFLVLWFMSNGSKAREYMRLQLRSYQSMSTVLGSLLTGKPDDALVQRRDLQYELLSERRAIQTLALDHPEQAQQHWEKHRAIQHAGYQILDYCSLSPNVMMEYGALGTLIESVRKVAPAQSGKQ; from the coding sequence GTGAGTGACGCGATACAGCCAGAGAAGAAGACACTGACAGTGGCTGACTGGTGGACCGCGTTTATTGCCGTCAACTCCACTGCCACCCGCTGGCCGGGCGCACTGCGCGCGGCACTAGCCATACTGATCCCCGGTAGCATCGCCATGCTCACTGGCGACAAAGAAGCCATTTTGCTCATTTGTGCCGGTGCATTCACCGTTATTTACGGCGAGGGCATTGTCTACCGCAAACGGTGGAAAGTCATGGCTGTTGCCGGCGCTTTGCTCTGGCTCGGCGCTTCCGTCGGCGCGCTCGTGGGTACCTTGGTGTTTGCTCCAGGCAACGGGCACTGGTGGCTATTGCTCACCGCGCTGTTCGTTACCGTTTTGGGTGCTGGTGTTGTCTTTATTCAAAACGCGTTGCGCCAGCCACCGCCGGGTGGCTTCTTCATTGTCATGGTCACCGGTGGTTCCACCATGTTGGCACGCTCGGGAATTGATCCACTGGAAGCAGCATTTTGGCCACTGACCGCAATTGCCACTGCCTTAGTACTGGGTATGCTGCCAGCGCTTATTGATCCTCACGGTCCAGAACGCGCCACCGTTGCCACGCTGGAGCGCACGGCTAAAGTCTTTGAAGAATCTAAAGATGATGAACTAGCACGCCACCACCAGGCACAGACCGCGCTAGCTACGGCGTGGGAAGCTCTTGCCGATGCCGGCATCGTCCGCGCCGGCCGCGTTGTTATCACCTCGCAAAGTGACCTGGTGGAGCGCACACTGAACGCGCAGCGGAGCATCGTTAAGCACAATCGCTCTGGCGTGGACGCTTCATCCGAGGCACTATTTGAATCCGCGAACCTGCTCGACCCAGAACGTACCGTCATACCGCACTCGCGACCCACCGCGCAGTATCGCATCTATAGGTCGTTGACAGCAGACAGTCATGCGATGGTCACCGCCAAGAAAGTCGCGGTAGCGGGCCTTGCTACCGGCGTCATTGGTGTGGCCTTGGGATTAAACCGCCCCGACTGGGGAGTTATCTCGGCCTTGCTGATTCTGCAGAACGGCCCAGAGAAAATCCCTGGCACCATCCGCGGCACCCACCGCGTGCTGGGCTCCATCTTGGGCCTGGGACTGTTTGCCTTGTTATACTTCTTTGGCGTTGAAGGCTGGACGCTGCTGGCTGCACTGGCAATCTGTCAGTTCTTTGCGGAAATTATGGTGGTCAAGAATTACGCCCTGTGTGTTATTTTCTCCACGCCGCTGGCGCTGCTCATGGGTGGTATTTCTGAACCACTCGGTGACTTGGTTGTCTCCCGCATCGCGGAAATCGCACTCTCAGTAGCATTCGCATTCCTGGTGCTGTGGTTTATGAGCAACGGCTCCAAGGCACGCGAATACATGCGCCTGCAATTGCGTAGCTACCAATCCATGTCCACCGTGCTGGGCAGCCTTCTGACGGGCAAACCCGATGACGCTCTGGTTCAGCGCCGCGACCTGCAATATGAGCTGTTGTCAGAGCGCCGCGCCATTCAAACTTTGGCACTGGACCACCCCGAACAAGCACAACAGCACTGGGAAAAGCACCGCGCTATCCAGCACGCTGGCTATCAAATCTTGGACTATTGCTCACTTAGCCCCAACGTGATGATGGAATACGGCGCATTGGGCACACTGATTGAGTCCGTCCGAAAGGTCGCACCGGCGCAATCCGGAAAGCAGTAG
- a CDS encoding polysaccharide pyruvyl transferase family protein, translated as MPSTIYLVAPAGHPNFGDEYIVSAWLRELYRRRPHAQVILDCHTPGIASILHANVHPHLTVTDTLWHLALKCASPEEVVESLGNTYSKPLLTTGMNLAKTADIVHVLGGGWLNDTWPHHLKVLAGAASLGKDLKVMTGQGFIPGEKSKDELGRWLKRFDHVVVRDEPSHALFADVTQMDRGVDDAWLAAAESTTRHGLGWGNTDARERDFVIAAQSDLLGIEIEELAQRIMRQLKHFGAQGHQIAYIECIPEDDYKVLDALRDIDEDLMRETRVIAFDELWAFGLPTRQGQTWISTRFHPHLVAAARGVSGIAISVHAGMYYSVKHASVGSSWTITDLLVPVEAGAGLSPQHADEKKEQAEELAELIYPMTRRQQVKMGLKDTLRSAKRRIIK; from the coding sequence ATGCCTTCAACGATTTATCTTGTTGCGCCCGCTGGCCATCCAAATTTCGGTGATGAATATATCGTTTCAGCGTGGTTGCGCGAGCTATATCGCAGGCGTCCGCATGCCCAAGTCATCTTGGACTGCCATACACCCGGTATTGCCTCAATCCTGCACGCGAATGTGCATCCGCACCTGACGGTGACGGATACCCTGTGGCACCTGGCGCTCAAGTGCGCTTCACCGGAAGAAGTGGTGGAATCGCTGGGAAATACCTACTCCAAGCCTTTGCTGACCACTGGGATGAACTTGGCTAAGACCGCCGATATTGTGCACGTGCTCGGTGGTGGCTGGCTCAATGACACCTGGCCTCATCACCTCAAAGTGCTCGCCGGAGCGGCTTCATTGGGCAAAGACTTGAAAGTGATGACCGGGCAGGGTTTCATTCCGGGGGAGAAGAGTAAAGATGAGCTTGGGCGGTGGCTGAAGCGCTTTGATCATGTTGTGGTCAGAGACGAGCCTTCTCATGCGTTGTTCGCTGACGTCACACAGATGGACCGGGGTGTAGATGATGCATGGTTGGCGGCTGCGGAATCCACAACCCGCCACGGACTGGGCTGGGGTAATACCGATGCCCGCGAGCGAGACTTTGTCATAGCCGCGCAGTCAGACCTGCTTGGCATTGAGATCGAAGAACTCGCACAACGCATCATGCGGCAGCTCAAGCACTTCGGTGCGCAAGGACACCAGATTGCATATATCGAATGCATCCCTGAAGACGACTACAAGGTACTGGATGCACTTCGAGACATCGATGAAGACCTCATGCGGGAAACTCGAGTTATCGCATTTGATGAGCTGTGGGCATTTGGTCTGCCCACCCGTCAAGGACAAACCTGGATTTCCACCCGCTTTCATCCGCATCTTGTGGCGGCTGCGCGCGGCGTATCCGGCATTGCTATTTCCGTTCATGCTGGCATGTATTACTCGGTCAAGCATGCATCGGTAGGCTCGTCGTGGACAATCACGGACTTGCTTGTACCCGTTGAGGCCGGCGCGGGGCTCTCGCCCCAGCACGCCGACGAAAAGAAAGAGCAGGCTGAGGAGTTAGCCGAGCTTATTTACCCCATGACGCGGCGGCAGCAGGTCAAGATGGGCTTGAAAGACACCCTCCGCAGTGCAAAACGCCGCATCATCAAATAG